A portion of the Phycodurus eques isolate BA_2022a chromosome 3, UOR_Pequ_1.1, whole genome shotgun sequence genome contains these proteins:
- the dapk1 gene encoding death-associated protein kinase 1 isoform X4 has protein sequence MWSVGVITYILLSGASPFLGDNKQETLANVSAVDYTFEEDFFGGTSILAKDFIARLLVKDPKKRMTIQDSLQHPWIKPKDTQQALSRKESAVNMEKFKKFAARRKWKQSVRLISLCNRLSRSFLSRSNMSVARSDDTLDEEDSFVMKAIIHAINDDNVPGLRHLLGSLNNYDVNQPNKHGTPPLLIAAGCGNVDIIKLLMRKGAHIQTHDKSGANAIYYAARHGHVDTLKFLHANKCPLDIQDKSGETALHVAARYGNVDVVSYLCSIRANPDLCDRERETALHCAAWHGYSAVARALCRASCRVDAKNREGESALLTASARGFVDIVECLAEHDADLETSDKDGHTALHLAVRRCQLEVVHCLLARGCHLDRQDRHGNVPLHIACKDGNLAVVVALCSAQAVLDIPNKYGRTPLHLAASNGGLEVVRHLCLSGANTDTVTNDGKTAEDLASAEQHDSIVALLGKLKKDNHKLAFIQQLRPTQMLQPRIKLKLFGHQGAGKSTLLESLRCGILRSFFRRRRTTRMTNSTRHPNSPVNSKPAVSVSISNLYPGCENVSVRSRSMMFEPSLTKGVMEVFSPVHSGLSPAATDEQATRAIDIQHANIHGVGDFSVWEFSGNPVYYCAYDYFAANDATAVHMVVFSLEEPYESQLSHISYWLNMLKALTPPHDHILFGGRVQRPLVVVLVGTHADLGDVPRGFSGEFSYNKERALLKEVRSRFGNDLQISDKLFVMDAGASNSKDMKLLRNHLQELRAHIVSSCGAMTLLSERLLVALPAWRKLSGPNQLTSWQQFVSDVQENINPLVSQQHLRGLALQLHSMGEINIMQSETVQDVVLLEPRWLCSTVLGRLLSVETPKAIHHYRGRYRLEEVQALAPDSDVEELLQILDAMDVCARDATEPAMVDVPALIKAGGLRRSWTEDEAEGDAAAVYGGVRLVPAEHLAAFPCGLFHKLQVNLCRWSRQQKPEDDEEERYADIHLWTDGAKVSRSGTEAMVLLVNHGQGLAIQVRGHESQRAKCYALLDTVCSIAENLLASTLPGLLTAKYYLSPQQLRERHAPVMVYQPKDFLRAQAQRETSLTNTMGGYRESFSAILAFGCAEVYQRGILGPDVHIADVPPLARRKLCRMLDPPDALGKDWCLLAMNLGLSELVAKHSGNGTPPNGTPLDTPPSPTAALLHEWSGRPGSTVGVLMFKLRELGRRDAADFLLKALPIFRVNADGLGTNTNGYCNSHSATCNGGTSYNSISSVISR, from the exons CAATCTGTGAGACTCATCTCCTTGTGCAACCGCTTGTCACGCTCCTTCCTGTCCAGAAGCAACATGAGCGTGGCGCGCAGTGATGATACATTg GATGAGGAAGACTCATTCGTGATGAAGGCAATCATCCATGCTATCAACGATGACAACGTTCCGGGGCTGCGGCATCTGCTGGGCTCGTTGAACAACTACGACGTCAATCAACCCAACAAGCATGGGACGCCGCCCCTGCTCATAGCGGCCGGCTGTGGAAACGTGGACATCATCAAGTTGCTCATGAGGAAAGGAGCCCACATTCAAACCCACGACAAG AGTGGAGCCAACGCCATCTACTATGCGGCGAGACACGGCCACGTGGACACCCTCAAATTCCTCCATGCCAACAAATGTCCTCTGGACATACAAGATAAG TCTGGAGAAACGGCTCTCCATGTGGCGGCTCGCTACGGTAATGTGGACGTGGTGAGCTACCTCTGCAGCATCCGGGCCAACCCAGACCTCTGTGACAGG GAGCGAGAGACGGCtctccactgtgccgcctggcATGGCTACTCGGCTGTGGCCCGGGCACTCTGCAGGGCCAGCTGCCGTGTGGACGCCAAGAACCGTGAGGGCGAGAGCGCCCTGCTCACCGCGTCAGCCCGCGGCTTTGTGGACATCGTGGAGTGCCTGGCGGAGCATGATGCCGACCTGGAAACCTCCGACAAG GATGGCCACACAGCTCTCCACCTAGCTGTGCGGCGGTGCCAGCTGGAGGTGGTCCACTGCCTCCTGGCGCGGGGCTGTCATCTGGACCGTCAGGATCGCCACGGCAACGTGCCGCTGCACATTGCCTGCAAAGATGGAAACTTGGCCGTCGTTGTGGCGCTCTGCAGTGCCCAAGCCGTCCTCGACATCCCCAACAAG TACGGCCGGACCCCCCTCCACCTAGCTGCCAGCAACGGTGGTCTGGAAGTGGTGCGTCACCTCTGCCTGTCCGGAGCCAACACGGACACCGTCACCAAT gaTGGAAAAACGGCTGAGGACTTGGCTTCAGCTGAGCAACATGATAGTATAGTGGCCTTGTTGGGGAAGCTTAAAAag GACAACCACAAGCTGGCCTTCATCCAGCAGCTGCGGCCCACGCAGATGTTGCAGCCACGCATCAAGCTCAAGCTCTTCGGCCATCAAGGGGCGGGCAAGAGCACGCTGCTAGAGTCACTCAGATGTGGCATCCTGCGCAGCTTCTTCCGCCGGCGCCGGACCACCCGCATGACCAACTCGACACGACACCCCAACTCTCCAGTCAATTCCAAGCCCGCTG TGTCGGTGAGCATCTCCAATTTGTACCCGGGCTGCGAGAACGTAAGCGTGCGCAGTCGCAGCATGATGTTCGAGCCCAGCCTGACTAAAGGCGTCATGGAGGTGTTCTCGCCCGTGCACAGCGGCCTGTCTCCTGCCGCCACCGACGAGCAGGCCACTCGGGCCATCGACATCCAGCACGCCAACATCCACG GCGTGGGAGATTTCAGCGTGTGGGAGTTTTCTGGCAACCCCGTCTACTACTGCGCCTATGACTACTTTGCGGCCAATGACGCCACGGCGGTCCACATGGTGGTTTTCAGTCTGGAGGAGCCATACGAGAGCCAGCTGAGCCACATCAGCTACTGGCTCAACATGCTCAAGGCCCTCACGCCACCGCACGACCACATCC TATTCGGAGGGAGGGTCCAGCGGCCCCTGGTGGTGGTCCTGGTGGGCACGCATGCAGACCTGGGGGACGTTCCCAGGGGTTTCTCCGGAGAGTTCAGCTACAACAAAGAGAGGGCCCTCCTCAAGGAAGTCAGGAGCAG GTTTGGAAATGATCTGCAGATCAGCGACAAGTTGTTTGTAATGGACGCCGGCGCTTCCAACTCCAAAGACATGAAGCTGCTGAGGAATCATCTCCAGGAGCTGCGCGCTCATATCGTCTCT agctgtggcgcGATGACGCTGCTGTCAGAGCGTCTGCTGGTGGCGCTTCCCGCCTGGCGTAAGTTGAGCGGACCTAACCAGCTGACGTCGTGGCAGCAGTTTGTTAGTGACGTCCAGGAGAACATCAACCCGCTGGTCAGCCAGCAGCACCTCAGAGGCCTGGCACTACAGCTGCACAGCATGGGAGAA ATCAACATCATGCAGAGCGAAACGGTGCAGGATGTGGTCCTGCTGGAGCCGCGGTGGCTCTGTAGCACGGTTTTGGGCCGTCTGCTGTCAGTGGAAACGCCCAAAGCCATCCACCACTACAGGGGGCGCTACAGACTAGAGGAGGTGCAGGCCCTGGCACCCGACAGTGACGTGGAAGAGCTGCTGCAGATCCTGGACGCCATGGACGTGTGCGCCCGCGACGCCACCGAACCAGCCATGGTGGACGTGCCCGCCCTCATCAAGGCGGGCGGTCTGCGGCGCTCGTGGACCGAGGACGAAGCCGAGGGGGACGCTGCTGCCGTATACGGTGGCGTCCGGCTGGTGCCCGCTGAGCATCTAGCTGCCTTCCCGTGCGGTTTGTTCCACAAGCTACAGGTCAACCTGTGCCGATGGAGTCGGCAGCAGAAGCCCGAAGACGACGAGGAAGAAAGATACGCTGACATCCACCTGTGGACAGACGGGGCAAAG GTGAGCCGGTCGGGCACGGAGGCCATGGTTCTGCTGGTAAACCACGGCCAGGGTTTGGCGATCCAGGTGCGCGGGCACGAGTCACAACGGGCCAAGTGCTATGCCCTGCTGGACACCGTGTGCAGCATCGCTGAGAACCTGCTGGCATCCACACTGCCAGGCCTGCTTACCGCCAAGTACTACCTGAGCCCCCAGCAACTACGTGAGCGACACGCTCCCGTCATGGTGTACCAGCCCAAGGACTTCCTGAGGGCACAGGCGCAGAGGGAGACCTCGCTCACCAACACCATGGGAGGATACAGAGAAAGCTTCAGTGCAATCCTGGCCTTTGGGTGTGCAGAG GTATACCAGCGTGGCATCCTGGGCCCTGACGTGCATATCGCCGATGTTCCGCCACTGGCCCGTCGTAAGCTGTGTCGCATGCTGGACCCGCCTGATGCCCTTGGTAAGGACTGGTGCCTTCTCGCCATGAACCTCGGCCTCAGTGAGCTGGTGGCTAAGCACAGCGGCAACGGGACGCCGCCCAACGGGACGCCGCTCGACACCCCGCCCAGCCCGACGGCAGCCCTGCTGCACGAGTGGAGCGGTCGtccaggcagcacggtgggcgtcCTTATGTTCAAGCTACGAGAGCTGGGTCGAAGGGACGCCGCTGACTTCCTCCTGAAGGCCTTGCCCATCTTCAGAGTGAACGCGGATGGGCTGGGCACCAACACCAACGGTTACTGCAACAGTCACTCCGCCACCTGCAATGGGGGCACATCCTACAACTCCATCAGCTCCGTCATTTCCCGCTAA